The Anopheles maculipalpis chromosome 3RL, idAnoMacuDA_375_x, whole genome shotgun sequence genomic sequence TTTTGAAAACCACATTCAGCCTTGCTCTACCGGATCTTCGAATTGTCCTGCTTCGAGGAGGACTTTTAActactcttcttcttcctcgcCGTTTTATGTGTCTTTCAGCATAGTCACTGCCGGCTTCCGAATCTTCTTCAGATTTTACTACATAATTTAAAGTAAATGTAGGTGAATTGTTATTCATTACATGAAACCATGCGACGATCAGCCACTTACCATCAATAGCCATTGGATCGACTAGGTTGCCTACATTCAGCGGATCATAATCAAGCGGTTCGGGTTCCAGCTCGGTTTTGATCACAAACTCGACCACCTTCGGTTGCGCGTTTTCGTCGTACTCATCGATCCGCCGGTGGCAGTACTCGCAGATGGGTGAAATCAAGCCACAAACTGGTGTCACCTGTGGTAAAGCATGCAGTGAAATCCAATGTAATTCTTCCACCCTAAATCCAATCCCATATCGAAACCTTACTTCCACACGGGTGCATTTGTAGATTTTGTTCAGGAGTGCCGTGTCGTCCGCATTGCAAAATATTGATTCCATCGGTCCTTCATGTTCGCCACAGattttacaacttttttccttcttcacgAAGGGGCTAGAAAGGTAGCATAGATTGCACGATAAACTGCTTGACTGCAATCGAtgtttattcattcatttacCAATCAATATCTGGTTCGTTGTCAGTATCCATAAAAAAGTGGgtttaaaaagtgaaaatgtaAAAGTACAGTCAATTAATAGACACAAAACATTCACTGTacaaagcacaacaaaatacagCCGGTGCGTTTGACGTTGAGAGCAGCCAAGGTAAACACATAAAAGATGGGTCttatcgattttttatttatttcataacaAGTCACTTTATAAATGTTTTGAGATTACTATATTATTATAATACTCTCAATTACACAATAATTGACAAATAGCAGTAATTTACATGATGTTTTCTACCattaaagtttatttaaattacgaAACATCGGTACCATTTGTTGTAAACCTTGGCGTACAAACGAAAGCTGTCGTGCTGTTCTTTTCGAAGCATTCGAAGCATTTTCGCGGGAATTTGAATCACCAATTTAAAAACTATAGAAACAACGTGCTGTATCTTATACTATCCTTAAAATTGCAATTCTTTCATAAAAGTATCATAAACATAGCAGAACGGTGTAAAATGTGATTGTCGTTAAACGAACTCTCTTATATTACCTCATAATTGTTTGCGCCTTGCGTTACAGTGTTGTACATATGCTTGTAACAGCTTACAACGGCAATAACCATGATACAACACATATGTTACATATGTTTAATACATTACCAAGATTTTAAAGCTTGAAAACGCAAATTCATCATTTATAATACCATCaatgaaatctttaaaaaataaaatctcttcAATCGATTATTTTGGCACTGTTCTGTATACCTTCCGGTACAAATATAGCTACCATCTTAACTACTATACTACtactgatttatttttaacttttaaaaCATAGTTCATTTAAACGACTACCATCTCTACCTACACACCCGATCCGATAACCTTAGTGTGAACGGTTGAGGGGACAACGTTATACCATCGACTCCACTCAACGATGGTAGTTCCTTGTCTGCACATTCAATCGCAAAGCTGTGCAGAATCGCActaaaaaagagaaatacaGCCGGCTTAGCTAGTGCTTCCCCGAGACAACGTCGTCGACCCGCTCCAAAGGGTATGAAAAGATCATGCTGCACCACACGATCTCCTTCCTCGCTGAGGAATCGCTCCGGTCGGAAAACGTTTGGATCGGTCCAATATTTCGGATCCATCTGAAGAGAGTACAGTAGCGGCAACACAATCGCATCCTTTGGTATAAGATATCCGCACAGTTCCACATCTTCCATGGCCCGATGTACTAGTCCACCCGGAACAACGGTCGCAATACGTTCTACTTCCAGTATTACGGACTCGGTGTACGGTAGCTGTGGTCGATCGTTAGCCGTTGGTAAACGGTCAGGTCCAACGACAAAATTCAGTTCCTGCTGCACCTTACGCATCACATCCGGGTGGTGCAACATGTAGAGGAACGCGAATCCAATCACACTGCTGATCGTTTCAATGCTAGCCTGAAACAGATCGAGACATACGCTGACGAGCTGCGAATCGGTGAACGAGTTGTGATGCTCCGCACGAGACATCTCCACCAAGAACGCCGAGATGAGACTGTCACGTCGATTGGGACAGTGAGGATTCTTCCTGATCGCTTCAATCGTTTCCTAAAGAGAATAATGGGTAAATTAAGCGAACTATCCAAACCAAGTACAACAATTGTTTAGCGTACCTCAAGAAACCCCCAAAGAGGCTTTAATAATCGCAACATCGGACCGTACCCGGAACTTTCCGGACATACAAACCGCAACCAAGGGAACCGGTTCAACGTTCCCCCAGACACATCGATCACATGAAACGTTTGGTGAATTGTATCTGCAAGCCAGCCCAATCGCTCGTTCTCCAGCTCGAACCGCTGACCCGCCAGCAACACCCAAAGCACATTCAGCAACGCCACATCCATGGAACCGCTCATGGGAAATGTTTCACCAGCGTTCGCCCGTTTCCGAAAGTTGTGGACCAACTCTTGCACTTCTCGCTCAATCACGCGCTGAAATTCGTTTCTGCCCATGCCGAGTTGTTTCATCGTACGAACAGCAAACTTACGCTGTATCTCCCAGTTTGGACCATCGGTCAGGGCCACTCCTAGGCGCTGACCGAATGAACGCATCCGAAAGAAGTATCCATCCGGACGGCCATCAAACTGTTCCTTTGCGTACATCGCACGGATTGCTTCACGTCCCGAGACAACGATTATCCGATCTTGCCCGAATCGAACACCAACAATCGAACCGTATTGCTGGCAGAGTTCCAGCCACATCAGATGAAAGTATTGAAGGGAACGGACTAGCTTTAGCATCACCAATCCACTACCTATAAATGGAAGCCAATGTGGGCCTTATAGGGAGGATAAGAGAGCGATTAATTGTACAGTAATTTTAACTTTAGCAGGATTCTGTCTCCGACCACCATACACTTACCGGGTGGAAACTTCTTTGGCTTACGGACGTCCCAAATACAGTACACCACCATTAACACCACGATCGCGATCAGTGCACCGTTCCACATGGCTACGCCCAAGTAACTGACCTGCTCAAACACCCACCAAGTCCAACGGGAACCACGTGACTGATGCCGGATACCGAGCGTCCCAAGCGCTTTATACCCGGTTACGCTTAGTATTGTCCATCGAACACATGACATTGTACCGTCCGTTCCTGTATTGTAATGTAAATGGTGGCCCATTCCCTGACgcagcagcacaaaaacatCTACGATAAAAACATTCCATGTTGGGATCTATTTTTAAGGCGACATTATAATCTAAACACAGTGAAGCGTCTTCCTTCGAGCAGGAAAAAACCTCCTGGTTGGAGCTCTTGCCACTGGCCAGATTCTGAGCGGGTGCGAGTGATGGTTGGCTTCATGCTGCTGCTCCCTATTTAGAACAAGCATCTGGCAGCTACGGTGACCGTGGAGCAGGAAGTGATGCTACGGTTGACCCAGGTTCCGGTTTCGTGCTCTAGCCGGGAGGTCGTGAGTCTTCTCCACAAACTCCGCAGGTGCAACatgtagtttgtttgtttttccaaacaaatcaatgttctaaataacaaacatttaatttgccGTTTGCTGGAAGAGTTCGTGCATGTGAGAACCACATGTGATCCGATCTATGGAAGCCGAACCGAACGGACACTGTTACGAAGGTGATCACCAGGTATGAAGAGGTTATCAAGATAGTACCGCCTTTCAGTGTTCTGTCCCGTAGTCCACGAGGGAAAACGAAGGAGGAATTTGTTTAAAGTTCATTCATAAAACTGTTCGTGGATGCTTTTGTCATAGCCCGTGGTGCAAATATCTTGATCAAGGGAGTAAGTTATTCCGAACTAAAGTTTGGCAGAAACTGGTAATTCAGCGTAACGTGTTCGAAAGAATCGGAGTCTCTGTTCTACGAGAATTGGATGGATGAGTTGTGGAAGTAAATCGCTATTAGCTTTCAATAAGCCGATTGGGCTATTTTACATACACGAAGCCTCAACACACGTGCTGTGATCCATGGTTTAGCGTTGTTACATGTTTACAACACCATTTAGGTGAAGCAACCAACAGTGATATCAATATGCAAAACATCAAGTCCGCTGCTTCAAAGTGCGTAATGTATGGCCTTCACAATCGGTTCTCGCAACAGCAATTAGCACTACTAGCTTATCTATTTTTGGTGCCAAAACCACGAGAGGGGAGCCGTTTCTAACTTCCTTGACTTTATTTCCTACATAGCTGAGCCGTGAAACCGACTGACACACGTGGTCgaaagaattggattgaggatcaatgcgatgaAGACACAGTAATTGCTTGCCGGATTATCAGTTGACGGTGACAATCTTGTTCTAACACAGAAGAGTTCttctaccttggtacgatccagaagactccaacaataCAAGAAGTAGTCCTGTACGGGTTACtttgctgacggaggacgccttTGTACTCGCCATTTTTTAACGTCCaatgctaaggactatctttggcggtatGTGTGAGCAGGGTTAAAGTCGGAAGGATGCGATCGTTGGAAGAAGTTGCCTCGTATAAGGGGTCCCCGTAAGGGGAGCTTCTTTGTGTGTAGAAACAGTTTCCACGCATCGCTCAACAAGCAAACATCGAACGTGTGTGTGGTTGAACAACGATATAAGCGATATTTAAAGGCTCTTGATTCGTTGCTTTTCAATCACACTTTGAGTTGATACTGAGCTCAAGCCAGTTCTTCCAACAAATCTTTAAAGTAAGAAAACAGCTCATCACAATGATCACACTAACGCTAGCAGCACTGGCATTAATCTTGTTGGTAGTTTTCCTTGTGAAGGAACTATGGCGTCCTGCGAGCTATCCTCCAGGTAAGATTGTCTTGATAAAGTGTATCCTTTTTTGGTGGATACGGCCTAACGGATCCTAATTTTTCAAACAGGACCCCGATGGCTACCGATCGTCGGGAACACTCCACTGGTACGAAAGCTGGCAGCCAAAAATGGTGGATTGTTAGCGAACGTTTGCGATAAACTGTCGGAATCGTATCGTAGCAGCGTGATTGGGCTGAAGCTTGGCCAGGAACGTGTGGTGGTTGGACTGGGATACGACGTGGTGAAGGACATTTTCTTCAACGACGCCTTCCAGAGTAGACCCGATAATTTCTTCGTTCGACTACGTACGTTGGGAACGCGGTAAGTTCGCGAAGGATAAGACAAAGGTACTTTAATCGATTTTATAACACTCTTATGCACAACAGACTTGGCATTACCTTTACCGATGGTGCATTCTGGAATGAACAGAGAAGCTTCGTTGCACGTCATCTCCGGGAGGCCGGTTTTGGGCGTGATAAAATGCACGCCCAAATTCAAACCGAACTGAACGAACTGCTGGAAGTGCTTGGAAATCGGATGGAGCAACCTATCTGGCCTGGATCGATCCTCGCGATCAGCGTCATCAATGTGCTGTGGACGATCGTAACGGGTTCCCGTGTACCGCGAGAAGATGACCGTTTGCAACGCCTGCTTCAGCTGCTCCAGGAACGATCGAAAGCCTTCGACATGTCCGGTGGTACTCTGAACCAACTGCCATGGCTTCGTTTCGTCGCACCCGAATGGAGTGGATACAATCTGGTGCGACGCTTCAACAAACAGCTGACCGAATTCTTCACGCCAACGATCGAGCAGCATCACGAAAACTTCACGGAGGATAAAGTAGTGGACGATCTTATCTACGCGTACATTAAGAAAATTCGCGATCGTAAAGGCACATCCAACGCGAACTTTACCGATGTGCAGCTGACGATGATCATTATTGATCTTTTCATAGCCGGAGGTCACACGACAAGTACTACGCTGGATCTTGCCTTCATGATGATGCTCGTTCGTCCAGATATACAGATGAAAATTCACGAAGAAATCGATGCACAGCTGGGACACGATACCGTTCCTCACTATGAGCATCATCATAAGATGCCTTATGTGGAAGCCTTCCTGTTGGAGGTTCATCGTTTCTTTAGCATTTCTCCTGTGAGTGGACCAAGGCGTGCTATAAAGGATTGTACGCTTGGAGGCTACCGGATACCGAAAAACACGACAGTTCTCTACGGTTTACGCAACGTACACATGGACCCGAAGCATTGGGGTGATCCGGAAGTGTTCCGTCCGGAACGATTCCTTAACGAGGAGAATCGAATCATCAACACGGAACGTTTAATTTCGTTCGGACAGGGCAAGCGTAGATGTCTCGGTGAAACGTTAGCCCGTTCCTGTCTGTTTACGATCTTCGTAGGGGTGATGCAACGGTTCTGGCTGCAAAGGCCGAAGGATGATGGGGAAGACACGGATATGGCACCATCGTTAACACTTAAGCCAGGGATAACGCTCTCGGCAAAGCCTTACAATGTGGTGTTTAGGCCGCGAAAGTAAGAATTAAGTCTCATCAACTTACTTCAAGCTACAACCCTGACCGTCGATAGGAAGTTTCTAGCGACTCGTTCAGTCGTGCAAAACTATGGGTATCACAGCGGACATAAGCAGTCTCGCTTTCGGATGTTGTGTGCCTGTTTGTCCCATCAATGTAACGAAACTGACTGATTGTAAGAGCAGGTTTAGTCTCAAGTCTCAGGTAGAATTTTAAGGCAATCACAGTCCCTTATCGATCTGATAAGCATATGCACATAGAAACACATGCTGTGCCCATGGTGCCGGATCGGAGGCTACGCATATAGTATGCAACGGCACGATCGGACCAGATCCCTTCAGTCCGTCGCGTGCTCTCGGGAAGTGCGGTTCGTTTTGGGAAGTTGGCAGTAGCAGCAGGCCCTAGAGCACCGCACAGTTGCGTCAACTTTTGCAATACACGCATGGTGGAGGTGTTGGTTAAGGGCAAACCGGAAGATAGACTACCAATCTGGTTCTAGTGCAGTGAATAGCTTCCCATCTTTCTTACACTCGATACTCCAGAACAAGCATCCTCGGTATCGCGCTCTGTatggaataaattaaataaagtcAATTGGAACCAAACTCGGGACACGGGCATTCGCTTGCACCGCGTTATGCAATCGCAGTCTTTGCCCTCCGCTAGCTGCAGTGATCAACGTGCGAGGTGTGTCGTATCGCTATAGTGCTCACAGTGCGTCAGAATGTTCACCATCCTGCTCGGCTTGACGGTGGCATTGTTGTTGGCTTATCTCATCAATGAATTTCGACGACCGACCAACTATCCACCGGGTAAgtagacgacgacgacgacaacacCGTCGGCGACGTTCTCACGGCGTTTGCTACTTCCGCCATCAAACAAAAGCTGATCCGTCACGAGCTGCCACAAACTCGTTAGACAGCGACACGAGCCGTTTTAAGCCATGACGTGACGTGATAAGGGAACAGCTTGGGGAAACGTTATCCCTTACAGGCGTGGGAATAGTTTCGGACCCGTCTTATCAGTACCGCGCGAGCCAACGACGGCTCTCGGGTGCCCGTTGTTGGGTCGGCTTCTTCTTCCGGATTCGCCTGCGTCTGCACTTTCATTATTTATAGCCTGCAGCAGACGAACGAATGCGGTCCGTTggcagaaagcaaaacaaaaccatgctGCATTTTTTTCCGTGTCGGGTGTGCGTTTGTATTTTGGTAGCTGTGTGAGACTCTCCTTCCCCAAAACAGCTGATGCAGTAGTGTAATGTGATCGTCAATCGGGGAAGCATTGCAGATGATGTAGTGTGAGTGCAGTGCaacttataatttttttttagaggcTAACCCACGTGCCGTTATGAAGTGATGTTTGAGAACCAGACATTTTGCACTGCTTGGGGACCAtcttttgaacatttttgcttCGCGATCAATTATGACTTGATCAGGCAGTCGTAGATCTTCGTATAATCCCAGAATTATAGCTAAAAATACGTTTAAGTTGTCATATGCCGGACTAAGTGCCTTAACCTTAAATTAAGTGCTCAAGGATCAAGTTGGACACTCCAAGAGAACATGTTTGTAACGACCTACACATTCCctccggtcatcgaatggcttactagacttgttgatatctcgtatttggatagtcagtccgtCATCCCCGGTTCTGACTTCTGAAGATCGGGCCCGCTAtcacctctaccaccggaGCACCCTGAACAGAACATGTTTAAGTATCAACAGTTGAATTTGTGTGGAAACAAAACGTCTTTGTATGCCTTGTTTTTGACGAACCCCTCTTCGAGGAAGTCCTATCGACGAGGCCTCTTCGACGAGAACATTTCTTCAAGGATTCTCTCGTTGCTTCTCGTATATTGCCCAATACTGTTTATATGATTTAGCTTTCATGGAATGCTTAACTGGGGAGTCCATCCACGAGGCCAATTTGATGAAGCCTTCTTTGTTTGCAAAGAATGGCGGCAGAAAGGTCCTAAATTCTCTTCAGTCTGTGGcctattttaaatttgtgctATTTCTTTATTCTCTCTCCTGCAGGCCCATCATGGCTCCCGGTGGTAGGAAATACACCGTACATACGCAAGCTTGCCCGCCAGTACGGTGGTCAGCATAAAGTGTTCGAGCTATTAGGCAAAATCTATCGCAGCAATGTAATTGGGTTGAAGCTGGGTCGGGAGTATGTGGTCGTTGCGCTCAACTATCCTGCCGTTAACGAAGTACACCGGAACGATGTCTTTGCTGGACGGCCCAATAACTTCTTCATTCGCTTGCGCACGATGGGCACAAGGTGAGCGAGGTCAAGCTGCTGCTATAGGGCATAGTATCCATTCGGTGTTTCCTTTCTTACTCTTCTTCAGACTCGGAGTAACCTGCACGGATGGACCGTTCTGGGTGGAGCACCGTAACTTCGTTACACGCCATCTGCGCCAGGTCGGTTACGGGCGGCAGCCGATGCAGTTGCAGATACAGAACGAACTGAACGAGCTGGTTGACGTGATTCGTGAGCGGGACGGACAACCGATCTGGCCTGGCAGTATCCTTTCCACCAGTGTCATCAACGTGCTGTGGACGTTTGTGACTGGAACGCGCATACCGCGCGAGGATGATCGACTGCAGCGATTGCTCCGTTTGCTACAGGATCGTTCGAAGGCTTTCGATATGTCCGGTGGTGTGTTGAGTCAGTTGCCGTGGCTTCGATTCATTGCACCGGAATGGAGTGGATACAACCTGTTGCGGCGGTTCAATCTGGAGCTAAACGAATTCTTTGCCCCAACAATTGCTGCCCATCATCGACACTTTAGCGAGGACAAAGCTAACGATGATCTGATTTACGGTTACATTAAGGAGATGCACGATCGTCAGGATGATCCCGATACGACTTTTACCGATCGGCAGCTTACGATGATTATACTGGATATATTCATCGCAGGTGGACAAACGACAAGCACAACGCTCGATCTTGCcttcatgatgatgatcctGCGGCCAGATATTCAGGCCCGCATTCGCAAGGAAATCGACGAAACGCTACGGCCCGATGAGCTGCCTCAGCAAACCGATCGATCACAGCTACCGTACACCGATGCCTTTCTGCTCGAAGTTCAACGATTCTTCCACATCGTACCGGTTAGTGGACCGCGGCGCACACTGTCCGACTGTACGTTGGGAGGCTATCGGGTGCCGAAGAACACCACCGTACTTATTGGCCTACGTACCGTGCACATGGATCCGGACTATTGGGGCGATCCGGAAGTGTTTCGGCCGGAACGATTCCTCGAGCCTGGAAAGGATGCGACCGGCAAGGCACATCTGCACACCGATCGGTTAATGTTTTTCGGGATTGGCAAACGGCGCTGTTTGGGCGAGGTGCTAGCGAAGGCTTGTTTGTTCACGTTTTTCGTTGGAGTGATGCAAAAGTTTGAGCTACTTAAGCCAGTGGAAGCGAATCCGGCGATGGAACCATCGATCGTGCTGCGACCGGGTATTACGCTCTCGCCGCAACCGTACGAAGTGGTGTTTCGCCCACGATAGTAGTGAATTTGCGGGAGGAAAAGGCTAAATTTTAGTTGTTTAGAGATAGAAAACGAAAGTAAGTCAAATTGTTTCTTAAATTTAGTAACAGCCACCATTGATGTATCATCGTTACAGAATTAGACATTCAAATTACAGTGCCATACTTTTAAAAGCCAAAGAGGTGTTCAATATCTACATATATATAAAAGAAACAACCCCGAACCGaacttcgtcttcgtcgtaaCTTAGCAACAGCAAGCGCAGCGACcgaagaaaggaaggagaGAAAGGCGGGTGTACATCTCTCCAACGAGCACTAGATTGCTCGAAAATTAGAAGATTATATTTAAATGCTCATACGGGAAGGATGCGCTACTCTATTGCTAAAAGTaatcgttgattttccacgggaatgctttggtttttctgcaataactgggcggaaaaagaaaggatCAGGGTTGGCCTATTCTCAAGAGAGGTGaacggcccaaagacgcatctaacggtatgcttTTCATTTCGATCGGACCAataatgagcgagttatcgccgattttccagtgttttcctcaataactgggcggggagcGGAGGGATTGCGttgaggtgttcagcaaa encodes the following:
- the LOC126562095 gene encoding probable cytochrome P450 305a1; the encoded protein is MFTILLGLTVALLLAYLINEFRRPTNYPPGPSWLPVVGNTPYIRKLARQYGGQHKVFELLGKIYRSNVIGLKLGREYVVVALNYPAVNEVHRNDVFAGRPNNFFIRLRTMGTRLGVTCTDGPFWVEHRNFVTRHLRQVGYGRQPMQLQIQNELNELVDVIRERDGQPIWPGSILSTSVINVLWTFVTGTRIPREDDRLQRLLRLLQDRSKAFDMSGGVLSQLPWLRFIAPEWSGYNLLRRFNLELNEFFAPTIAAHHRHFSEDKANDDLIYGYIKEMHDRQDDPDTTFTDRQLTMIILDIFIAGGQTTSTTLDLAFMMMILRPDIQARIRKEIDETLRPDELPQQTDRSQLPYTDAFLLEVQRFFHIVPVSGPRRTLSDCTLGGYRVPKNTTVLIGLRTVHMDPDYWGDPEVFRPERFLEPGKDATGKAHLHTDRLMFFGIGKRRCLGEVLAKACLFTFFVGVMQKFELLKPVEANPAMEPSIVLRPGITLSPQPYEVVFRPR
- the LOC126562132 gene encoding probable cytochrome P450 305a1, whose amino-acid sequence is MITLTLAALALILLVVFLVKELWRPASYPPGPRWLPIVGNTPLVRKLAAKNGGLLANVCDKLSESYRSSVIGLKLGQERVVVGLGYDVVKDIFFNDAFQSRPDNFFVRLRTLGTRLGITFTDGAFWNEQRSFVARHLREAGFGRDKMHAQIQTELNELLEVLGNRMEQPIWPGSILAISVINVLWTIVTGSRVPREDDRLQRLLQLLQERSKAFDMSGGTLNQLPWLRFVAPEWSGYNLVRRFNKQLTEFFTPTIEQHHENFTEDKVVDDLIYAYIKKIRDRKGTSNANFTDVQLTMIIIDLFIAGGHTTSTTLDLAFMMMLVRPDIQMKIHEEIDAQLGHDTVPHYEHHHKMPYVEAFLLEVHRFFSISPVSGPRRAIKDCTLGGYRIPKNTTVLYGLRNVHMDPKHWGDPEVFRPERFLNEENRIINTERLISFGQGKRRCLGETLARSCLFTIFVGVMQRFWLQRPKDDGEDTDMAPSLTLKPGITLSAKPYNVVFRPRK
- the LOC126562128 gene encoding methyl farnesoate epoxidase-like; the encoded protein is MWNGALIAIVVLMVVYCIWDVRKPKKFPPGPHWLPFIGSGLVMLKLVRSLQYFHLMWLELCQQYGSIVGVRFGQDRIIVVSGREAIRAMYAKEQFDGRPDGYFFRMRSFGQRLGVALTDGPNWEIQRKFAVRTMKQLGMGRNEFQRVIEREVQELVHNFRKRANAGETFPMSGSMDVALLNVLWVLLAGQRFELENERLGWLADTIHQTFHVIDVSGGTLNRFPWLRFVCPESSGYGPMLRLLKPLWGFLEETIEAIRKNPHCPNRRDSLISAFLVEMSRAEHHNSFTDSQLVSVCLDLFQASIETISSVIGFAFLYMLHHPDVMRKVQQELNFVVGPDRLPTANDRPQLPYTESVILEVERIATVVPGGLVHRAMEDVELCGYLIPKDAIVLPLLYSLQMDPKYWTDPNVFRPERFLSEEGDRVVQHDLFIPFGAGRRRCLGEALAKPAVFLFFSAILHSFAIECADKELPSLSGVDGITLSPQPFTLRLSDRVCR